From the Tursiops truncatus isolate mTurTru1 chromosome 6, mTurTru1.mat.Y, whole genome shotgun sequence genome, the window CCTTTTCTAATCACCCCCATCCATATGTTATATTCTGTTTTACTTGTAGGGCTTATGCTCTAATGGTTCAACTCTGCCAGAAGACAGATACTTAATGATAAGCTCTGTACACTAAGCAGCTCAGAATAAGGAGCCAGACCATCTGTGACTCCCAACCCTGCCTGCCTTCTTCTCTGGACCAATAATGGTAGCTTCATAATGACTGTGATTAAAGCCCTGTTGTACATGAGGATCATACTCTTGCTACACTGGCTTGGGGTGTTTCTGTCTTTTTCAGGACACATCCGGGCTGAACACCCCCAATATCACAGTCCTCCAGAAGTGGTGATTCCCTTGAAGGTAACACACACTGGCAGAAGCATGAAGCCTCCAGGCCGGCTCTCTTACAGCCTGCATTTTGGGGGCCAGAGACACGTTTTCCACATGAATATCAAGAAGCATTTGCTGTCCAGACACCTCCCAGTGTTCACCTACTCAGACCAGGGCGCTCTCCTGAAGGACCAGCCTTTTGTCCAGAATGACTGCTACTACCATGGTTATGTGGAGGGGGACCCAGAATCCCTTGTTGCCCTCAGTACCTGTTCTGGTGGCTTTCGAGGATTATTACAGATAAACGATGTTGTTTATGAAATTAAGCCCATGATTTTCTCTACAAAATTTGAACACCTGGTATATAAAATGGACAGTGAGGAGACCCAATTCCCAAACATGAAATCTGATTTTATGCAAGAGGAAACTGTACACCAATTTGAGTTTCAAGAGACTGATAATTCTATTCTGAAACAAAGTCATTATGATGGCTGGTGGATCCATTCATTCTTTGTTGAAATTGCACTGGTGGTGGACAATACTCTATATAATCATTATAAAAGGAATGTCTCAAAGTTGCAGGAGGATCTATTTCTTATTGTAAATATAGTGGATTCCATTTATCAGGTAATGGGTATGAAGGTGTTATTGTTTGGTATGGAGATCTGGACTAAAAGAAACCAAGTTGAAGTGGATGCTACaaggaggtctctgggagatttttgcaaTTGGAAGGCTAATACCATTGATGCCCGCATGGCACATGATACTGTAcatctttttataaataagaCCTTGAGAGGATTAACTGGTTTAGGCTATGTTGCAGGAATGTGTAGGTCACACTTTAGTTGTGCAGTTGTTACTTTTGCAAACAAAACCTTGGCCATTCTTGGAATTGCAGTAGCTCATCATATAGGTCATAATTTGGGTATGTCTCATGAtaatgtattgtgtgtgtgttctgcaggttattataaatgtataatgcGTCATGACAACCCACCAATAGCCCAATTTAGCAATTGTAGTTATTCTTATTTTTGGGGATATTCTGTACAGCAGGCAAAATGTTTGCAGTACACTGTATACACAAAGGACATGTTTTCAAGGAAGCGCTGTGGAAATGGTGTTGTTGAAGAAGGAGAAGAGTGTGACTGTGGATCTCTTCAGGATTGTTTAAAAGACGCCTGTTGTCTGACAAACTGCAGTCTGAGTTTTGGGTCTACTTGTGCTTTTGGGCTTTGTTGCAAGGACTGCAAGTTCTTACCATCAGGAGAAATATGTAGAAAGGAGGTCAATGAATGTGATCTTCCAGAGTGGTGCAATGGATCATCCCATATGTGCCCAGACGATGTATACGTAGAGGATGGAATTCCCTGTAATGACAACGCCTACTGCTATGAAAAGAGATGTAATGACCGCAACGCACAGTGTAGGCAGATTTTCGGCCAAAAGGCAAAAAATGCAAACGACAGTTGCTACAAACAAGTAAACACTCAAGGTGACCGTTTTGGTAACTGTGGAGTCAAAGGCCCTACATATCTAAAATGCAGTATGTTGGACAGCTTATGTGGGAGAATTCAGTGCGATAACGTGGCAGAAATTCCCCTTCTGACAGAGCATTCTACTGTGCATGGGACTCGCTTCAACAATGCCACCTGCTGGGGTACAGACTACCACATAGGGATGACCATACCTGATATTGGTGATGTGAAAGACGGCACAGAGTGTGGCCCAGAACATGTCTGCATCGGAAGGAAGTGCGTCCATCTCTCTCGCTTGGATAGTAATTGTTCACCTAAGTTCTGTAACATGAGGGGGATCTGCAACAATAAACATCACTGCCATTGCAACTATAAGTGGGACCCTCCCAACTGCCTAAAACAAGGCAATGGAGGTAGTGTTGACAGTGGCCCACCCCCTAAGAGAGAGAGGATAAAGAAGATTTACCTGGCCCTAACATGTCTTATTTTGTTGTTAATTCTATTATGCTGTCTTCTATTGCTCTGTATGAGGAAAAAAcgtaaggaaaaaaaggaagaaaaacccaAGCAAAAGACTCAGACTCGacataggaaataaaaacaattagtACCCAAAAATGTATCTGAATAGATATGCATTAAAAAAGGTAACTCCTATAATGTTTCTacttattcttctttattttaaacaattagaaattttatttttcctgaaatgtatttctttatattttctagaaaaagGCATGGTACCTGGGTGGTGTACCAGTTTTTAAGTTACTGCTTTTCAGTGTCAAAGCCCCTTCCCATTTTGTGCTCTGCATTATAGGAACCACACTGCTGCTGTATCAGCCCTCTTTCTACAGAGATCTGCAGTAGGGTGAATGCAAGGGGATTTGGGAATCTGGGAGATCTGCTTCCTGTATGTCAATCTTAATAACAAATTTTACACTGGCAGTTATACTTAGTTtcaatatccttttaaaaaaaaattcaatccagACCAACCTCATTGTCAGTCTAAAAGATACCAGCATAGCTGTCTGGGTCTGAGCCCCAGGTCTTTGATCTCTCTACCAATGTCTCAGATCCTCTGCACCAGCTTAGCAGTACCTGCTGTGAGAGTTTTGAGTCTCATTTTTGAGATTCATGGGGCCAGCCTTACAGTTCTCCAGATTCAAGTAACCCTACTTCTTCCCTTTGCTCTTCAGCTCCATGAATGAAATCACCTTCTTGCAATTAGTATTTTATGGTTATTAACCAGTTACTAGCACAATGCCTCCCTTAACTTGCTGTGTTCTTTAGTAGCTGGTTACCCAATGCCTTATATTTAATTCCATCCCCCtaaaatcactgatttttttttttcctgactgaaTTCTGTTACAGTACTCATCTTGGTATAATGAAGTACTTATTCATTAAGTACCATTCATTGGGAGTGACgaaatatcaattttttttctttgtttgattgAGTTTTTCTTTACCACTGCCCTTAACcatcttgggaaaattacttacaTTTACTGCAAGTttccaacaaaattttaaaaagtacagaatgataataatagttgTCTCTAAATTTCTGGGTTTCTTTGGTTATAAAATAGGGTAAAAAAGATACTTTCAATTTTAGTTAGGTCTATGCAGACAAgcaatttttctgaaaatgacaGCTATACAATGCCAagaacatttcttaaaattttattttaaaagtatcataGAACTGTGGAGAAAACGAAGATTAGAAGACTTAAAAATTACAAGGaagggaaaacaatttaaattatcAGTACTTTTTCCCCTGGAACAAAAATCTTTATCCCCTGTAACATGATGGTTTTGAATATAAATTAATGATCAAGCTTGGCCTACCCAGTTAGAATTCCTCTGTTGAAGAAAGAGAAACCTGAAAAACTCTTAGTGTGCAGAATAGACTAGATTGATAAATTAGGCACTTAAGGGCATCAAATTCAAAATGAGTTTTTCCCACACCACTTTTGCTAAGTTTAGATCCATTTGCTGGGAAATAGGTTAAAGTCTTTAAAGACAAAGATATCTGCAATCTATTGTAGTTAGGAAGCAAAGACCTAGTGGAAAGGAGTTTGCCTCAAGGACATATAATGCCTTCTCTTTAAAACATCTGGCTGATTTTCAAGGAGCTTGGAATATAAGCTAGAGAACTTGGTTTTGAAGATTTGAGTATCAGAACATAGTCACCCATTGCTTTCAGCGCTGAGAAATAGAGGCTTATGGGCTCCCAGTATAAAGTCCAGTAAAGTATATGTGTCTCACTAAAACTACACTATCTCTGACCAAACTCAATTCCTTATTGAATTAAAGTCATCAGTCACTCAGCCTAACTTCCAAACAGAGGAAAGATAGAAACTTCTCAAGTTGAAGGTAACTCCTATGGTTCCTTATATAGAACATCTAGCATACAATAAAGCATTATCACATAtatcaaaaggaagaaattatggccaataataaagggaaaacaacaacaaagatagTGAAAGAAAAGATAGAAGCCAGCTAAAAGATCCAAAGAGTGGAAAAGATGATAATGAACAAAAATTCCCTATGGCTAGTATTTtagagaaactggaagaaaaacgaATAGACCATGTGAAAGAAGGTAGATTCATTTCACCAGAAAATTGGCATCTATGCGAACTTATTAAATTCAGAAAATCAGTAAACAGTTTGAATTATTGACTGCATTGTATAATTAGCTAAATTAGTTAACTAtaagaaaagttaattttaaaaaagtcaacgACTGACAtagaaaaaagcattaaaatagaGAAGTGATATGTGAAACACATCAATAAATCTGAAATCATTCAAATAGAGTATCATTTGAGGAAGAAGAGAATTCAATAGAAGTAATAAAAAACATAATGGTTGAGAATTTCCCCTAAGTATGGAAACATATTATGCCACTGCTTtaagaaaatcaatgaatttCAAGCAGAATAAGCACATGGAAATACACACCTAACCATATCATAGTAAAACTGTTGAAAACCAGAGACACAGAAATCTTAAGAGCAGCCAGAGATAAAATATCCATATCTTAaatgaaatgacaataaaaatagatGGTTGACTTCAGTAATTGAATGCAGAAGACACTGAAATAACACATTTACTCAATAAATTGTAGTTGCCAAACTAGAATTCTTTATTTTGTGAAGATAACATTCAATAATGGAGAACAAAACTTTCCTTTGGCAAACAAATCATTGCCAGCAGGCCAGCACTCAAagaaatatcatttctttttcagtcagGAGAAACATGATACCAGAAAGAAACATGAATGTGCAGGTGGGTGTGAAGTACACAAGAAGcagtaaatatgtgggtaaactaattaaaattaactGTACAAGGATACTAGTAGTATCTTATGGACTGTAAATATATGCAGaacaaaatgcaaatatatatttgtcaCAAAAGCTGGGAGGTATGTAAATAGAGATAAAAGGTCTAAACTTCTAGCAATATTGGGAAGAGGTAAATTAATGATGTGGATTATACTATATGATGTTGCAGATGCATGTTGCAAATCTAGGgtaatcattaaaataataagacTACATACATATAAGAAATGTACTGAAGGAACAAAAGGCAtaataaatgatatttgtttCTACAAGTATAGGCAATTGAGGAGAAACAAGCATAACGcagatgtgaaaataaaaaaaacctgGTAGATATAAGATCTATGTAAAATGGATTACATTAAGTAGAAGGCTGACATATTTCAAGTGAATAAAGTATAAAGTCTAGCATTATGCCATTGTTTattagaaacaatttaaaaataaagacgtGGAGAGtgtaaaaacttaaaagaattttCATGCACATATTAACCAAATTAAGTTAGTGTAATCTTTTTAATATCTGATGACAAAGACTTTAAGGCACAAAGCATTACTATAAATAAGGAATATTTTGTAATGATAAAAGGCAAATCACTAGAAGATATGACAATCTTAAATGTGTATGCATCCACTAATAGAACTTCAAATACAgaggagaaaatatagaaatagacaaatctacaattACCAGTAGGGATACTTTTAGCCCACTTCTCTCAGTAGTAACAGAAAGAGTAGAAAATAAATCCTGCAGGATCAGGAGACTTTCAATACATAATTAACAAACTTGATATAATAGGTATACAAAGAGAAGGGATAAACCCAAAAGTGGATAAATTCACTTGGTTCATCTGCGTATGGACTACTACCAAAGTCTACCTTATGATGAGCCAAAGAGAAAGCCCCAACAAATTTCACACGGTTTTAATTAAAAAGAGTATATTTTCTCTAGGCCTTATATAATTAAGCTGGAAGTCAATAGCATTAAATATAACTAGAAAAACTCCAATTGCCTGGTACAGTTCTGACTCTGATCCCACATCTGACACCAACTAAGATTCTGCACCCAATTTCAATGTGTGTTTGGGGGGTTCCTTACACCTCCAAGAAATTCTCCTACACCAGCTGGGTgttctacaattcaactcaattctaaTACTACCTGCAGACAGTGTCAGATCCCAGAGGTTAAGGGCTCAGCCCAACATGACTGCTCTCCCCTCTTTCAGataccaatcacaagtccaggttgtcacctgtgcttctgaccaacaaGCTATAGGTTAGAGGTTCCAATGACCCCCTACTTAGGTTCAGTTAATTTGTCAGAACAGCCCACAGAACTCGgataaacattttacttactaaatTACCagcttattataaaaggatatgactcaggaacagccagatggaagaaatGCACAGGGCAAGATACGTGGGAAAggtgcagagcttccatgccctcttcaTGTGTATCTCTCTCCCTGCATCTCtacgtgttcaccaacccagaagctcttcAAACTTCACCCTTTTGGTGTTTTATGAAGGCTTCATTACTTAGACATGATTCATTAAATTATTAGCCATTGGTGACTGAACTCAATTTCCAGTCCCTCTTCCCTCCACGGAGGTAGGGGGCAAGGGAGGATGAAAATTCctaccctctaatcacatggtttgCTCCACTGGCAACCAGCATCCTTCCCTAGGTGGTTTcgaaaagtcacctcattaatgGAACAAAGGACAACTTTAttgctctcatcactttaaaaattccAAGGCTTTTAGTAGCTCTGTGACAGGAACAAGGTTAAAGCTCAAATATATAtgtcttattataaatcacaatatcacaactggaaataaaatatatatttctaaataatatatatgtcaaggagaaatcaaaacagaaattaagaaataatttgaatTGAAACACAAATAActacaatatatgtatattacatagTAGTCAACTAAAGCAGTGTTTTAAGGAAAATGTATAGTCTCATAtacctatgttaaaaaaaagaagactgaagaTGCACTGATTTAACTTTATATGTCATGAATTTAAGAAAAGGAATAGCTCAAAACTCTACGAGACTTGGGGTAACTTAATTCTCAAACCTGACAAGGGCATTACACCCCCCAAATTTTCCTATCTATTTCTTTTATGAAAGTagatattgtaaaaaataaataaacaataacctcaattaaatagagttgtgAGACCAGAAGGAAGAGTTCTCACACCCTGAATGATAGCAGAActcaacaggaagaagaaaggtcCTTCTTCTTTCTTGGCAGCAACTTAGCTAATGAAAcaccatggactctttgtttagtATGGCCcacccaacttccttttcctatCTACAAAAGAGTTCTCCTTCCCTGTGTGTGGGAGCTTGCACATGGCTTGCCATGGTTGCAGACTCTGAGctgcaattctttgctgatcccaaataaacccaatTTAGCTAGAGAAAAAACTGGCagtatatttgtttcaggtcaacaatattcttaaaatgtttgtaaagaaaataaatttcggCATGTTTTGTAGACAATAATGCATCCTCATGATCAAATGGTTTATATTTTAGGTATTTCTAAATTATCAGAAGAGCAATCTCTATAATTCACATTAACAGAGTACCTGAGaaaatcatatctcaataaacacaaaaattatttcaCCAAAGtctacatttattaataaaattgctTGGTCTACATGGAAGAGAGGGGGATTTTCTTAATATAATCAAGtatatctagaaaataaaatgcccCACAGGAAATATCATACATAATGGTGAGCTGTATGAGACTTTCTAAGGATATTGATGAAGAGACAAAAATGGCACCCTGTCACTACTTCTTATGAACATGTTACTAGATATGCTAGactgaataaaattagaaataaaatggtataagaataaagatggaagaaataaaactgctattATTCACAAGTGGCATTATACTATacctagaaaatataaattaacagAATAACTAAGTTAATAGAGCAAGGTTGCTGATTACATGGTCAGTATTCCATGCTCATTATCTAACTACCAGTAACAAGCaggtaaaaatgaaattgaaaattcatttcatttacaTTAGTATCAAACataacatttcacaatatataaatatatcaaatcattgttatacacctaaaactaatgtattatatatcagttatatctcaatttaaataaaaaagaaaccagctGAAACTTTGCCAACAGTATAAGCTGGTGGGAAAGACTTGGGTCTGCAAGGATTccaatcataaaaataaatgacttagGCCTACATCCCACTCCTAAGATTGCTAAGAAAGCAGTAGTAGAGGAAATACTTCGGTAAGTAGAAAGAATGTAATTAAATCTTGATCTTTCTCATGGTGCTTGGATTCCTGGGCCCTGCTGAAGTTGAATCCAAGGGCAAACCAAAATGTTCTAAACTATAGCCCATCACCTTCTAATTTAaacactgccccccccccccaattcaaACTTTGACAAGATCACAGAGTTTAGTCCTTTGCAAGAGGTCAGGAGTTGTGTTAAGTACCAGTGAACTCAAATACGGCAATGGAAAGTTAAGCGAGGAACTGAGCATTCACAATCCTTCACAACTTGAGTTGAGATGGTGTTGGGCTACAGCTTTAATTAGAGTTTTATTTAGTTTAAATtagaacatatttgaaaacataataactgaaaactctcctaacctgggaaagaaaatagataGGCAGGATCAGGAAGCACTGAGTCCCAAATAAGATCAACCAAGAGaagaccacaccaagacacattgcaattaaaatggcaaacattaaaggaaagaacattaaaagcagaaaggaataGCAACAagttatatacaagggaactcccatcagGCTATCAGCTGACTCTGTAGGCCACAaaggagtggcataatatatttaatgtaataaaagaaaaaaccctaaaacaaAGACTATGCAGCAAGGCTATAATTCAGATTTGAAGgggagatcaaaagttttacagtcaagcaaaagctaagagttcaGTACCACAAAACTGGctttatgaaaaatgttaaagggacttctctaagcagaaaaaaaagacaatttgaaatataaatattatgaaaagaaaaatctcattggtgAAAGCAAACACACAGTAAAATAACAGAtaaaccacttataaagctagtaaaaAGGTTTAAcagaaaaagtagtaaaatcatctataacaTCAACATAAAACATGAAAGGCTGAGTAAAAACATAGTGCTTTTAGAATGTGATACAACTTAAGCAACCCACAACTTAAAATAGCCTGTTATATAAATAGGTTATTATATATGAATCTCaaggtaaccacaaaccaaaaatctgtaacagatacacaaaaaataaacagaaaggaatACAGACATAACACGAAAGAAAGTCATAAGCTCATggtagaagagaagaaaagaaaagaggaaca encodes:
- the ADAM29 gene encoding disintegrin and metalloproteinase domain-containing protein 29; the protein is MRIILLLHWLGVFLSFSGHIRAEHPQYHSPPEVVIPLKVTHTGRSMKPPGRLSYSLHFGGQRHVFHMNIKKHLLSRHLPVFTYSDQGALLKDQPFVQNDCYYHGYVEGDPESLVALSTCSGGFRGLLQINDVVYEIKPMIFSTKFEHLVYKMDSEETQFPNMKSDFMQEETVHQFEFQETDNSILKQSHYDGWWIHSFFVEIALVVDNTLYNHYKRNVSKLQEDLFLIVNIVDSIYQVMGMKVLLFGMEIWTKRNQVEVDATRRSLGDFCNWKANTIDARMAHDTVHLFINKTLRGLTGLGYVAGMCRSHFSCAVVTFANKTLAILGIAVAHHIGHNLGMSHDNVLCVCSAGYYKCIMRHDNPPIAQFSNCSYSYFWGYSVQQAKCLQYTVYTKDMFSRKRCGNGVVEEGEECDCGSLQDCLKDACCLTNCSLSFGSTCAFGLCCKDCKFLPSGEICRKEVNECDLPEWCNGSSHMCPDDVYVEDGIPCNDNAYCYEKRCNDRNAQCRQIFGQKAKNANDSCYKQVNTQGDRFGNCGVKGPTYLKCSMLDSLCGRIQCDNVAEIPLLTEHSTVHGTRFNNATCWGTDYHIGMTIPDIGDVKDGTECGPEHVCIGRKCVHLSRLDSNCSPKFCNMRGICNNKHHCHCNYKWDPPNCLKQGNGGSVDSGPPPKRERIKKIYLALTCLILLLILLCCLLLLCMRKKRKEKKEEKPKQKTQTRHRK